The following proteins are co-located in the Pirellulales bacterium genome:
- a CDS encoding CDGSH iron-sulfur domain-containing protein, with protein sequence MADVTIRIRPNGPFLVEGPFTLVDSAGNSFPLDPAKPAFALCRCGASKNRPFCDGSHKTCGFESDEQSPS encoded by the coding sequence ATGGCCGACGTCACGATCCGCATCCGCCCCAACGGTCCGTTCCTGGTCGAAGGACCGTTCACGCTGGTCGATTCCGCGGGGAATTCGTTCCCGCTCGATCCCGCCAAGCCGGCGTTCGCGCTGTGCCGGTGCGGCGCATCGAAGAACCGCCCCTTCTGCGACGGCTCGCACAAGACCTGCGGGTTCGAGTCGGACGAGCAATCGCCGAGCTGA
- a CDS encoding sigma-70 family RNA polymerase sigma factor has protein sequence MSPEIADAELVERAQGGDRAAFGELVLRHQQRVFAALVGLLGCPEEARDAAQDAFVQAWRKLGAFRGEAQFATWLYRIAMNEGLTRRRRRRPTVSLDHQKEHAGAEPIDPAGDSTRTLAAAEEVAHVRAALAELPDDQRQILVLREMEGCSYDDIAEVLALPIGTVRSRLFRARMQLREMLQMKLDETGSRRRDRSQTS, from the coding sequence GTGAGCCCCGAGATCGCCGACGCTGAACTCGTGGAGCGAGCCCAAGGGGGCGACCGCGCCGCATTCGGCGAGTTGGTGCTCCGCCACCAACAGCGGGTGTTCGCCGCCTTGGTCGGCCTGCTCGGCTGTCCCGAGGAGGCCCGCGACGCGGCCCAGGACGCCTTCGTCCAAGCGTGGCGCAAGCTCGGGGCGTTCCGCGGCGAGGCGCAGTTCGCCACGTGGCTCTACCGCATCGCCATGAACGAAGGACTCACCCGCCGACGCCGGCGCCGCCCGACCGTCTCGCTCGATCACCAGAAGGAACACGCCGGCGCCGAACCGATCGACCCTGCGGGAGATTCAACCCGTACCCTCGCCGCGGCCGAAGAGGTCGCCCATGTGCGGGCCGCCTTGGCCGAGCTCCCCGACGACCAACGACAGATCCTCGTCCTGCGCGAAATGGAAGGTTGCTCGTACGACGACATCGCCGAAGTCCTCGCCCTGCCGATCGGCACGGTGCGGAGCCGGTTGTTTCGTGCGCGGATGCAACTGCGCGAGATGCTGCAGATGAAGCTTGACGAAACGGGGTCGCGACGCCGCGACCGCTCGCAAACCTCCTGA
- a CDS encoding 8-amino-7-oxononanoate synthase, which produces MSLDWIAAELAAWEAAGLRRRLTPGLGAMGPVVHPDGRELVNFASNDYLGLASDPRLAEAAIGACRATGVGRGSSPLICGRSEVHVELERRLAAFEGVEAALLFPSGFAANSGTIPALVGPGDAVFSDARNHASIIDGCRLSGAAIHVFPHNDPAALDTLLHEQAGCHRRLLIATDTLFSMDGDLAPMAEIAVLAARHGAMLLVDEAHATGVLGRLGRGGVELAAERRPELAELLERTVHVRVGTLSKALGTAGGFVAGTRELVEWLANRARSYVFSTAQPAAAAAAGIAALEIVEREPERRTGLLAAAAELRRALADQGWRVGAGECQIVPVIVGEPQAAVAVAEKLRERGLWVPAIRPPSVPAGESLLRISLTASHTSAMRARLIESLAAVRLGG; this is translated from the coding sequence ATGTCCCTCGACTGGATTGCCGCTGAGCTGGCTGCATGGGAGGCCGCGGGGTTGCGCCGGCGGTTGACGCCGGGGCTCGGGGCGATGGGGCCCGTGGTGCACCCCGACGGGCGCGAGTTGGTGAACTTCGCCTCGAACGACTACCTAGGGTTGGCGAGCGACCCGCGGTTGGCCGAGGCGGCGATCGGGGCGTGCCGAGCGACCGGCGTGGGGCGCGGTTCGAGCCCGCTGATTTGCGGTCGCAGCGAAGTGCATGTCGAGCTGGAACGCCGGCTGGCGGCGTTCGAGGGGGTCGAAGCCGCGCTGTTGTTCCCCAGCGGCTTCGCGGCGAATTCGGGGACGATCCCTGCGCTCGTCGGTCCCGGGGACGCGGTGTTCAGCGATGCGCGCAACCACGCGAGCATTATCGACGGGTGCCGGCTGTCGGGGGCGGCGATCCATGTCTTTCCGCACAACGACCCGGCGGCGCTCGACACGCTGCTGCACGAGCAGGCCGGCTGTCATCGTCGGCTGTTGATTGCGACCGACACGCTGTTCAGCATGGACGGCGACCTGGCGCCGATGGCCGAGATTGCGGTGCTCGCCGCGCGGCACGGGGCGATGCTGCTGGTCGACGAAGCCCATGCGACAGGCGTGCTCGGGCGTCTCGGCCGGGGGGGCGTCGAGCTGGCCGCCGAGCGACGCCCCGAGTTGGCCGAGTTGCTGGAGCGCACCGTCCACGTGCGCGTCGGAACGCTGAGCAAGGCGCTGGGGACTGCCGGAGGGTTCGTCGCCGGGACGCGGGAGCTCGTCGAGTGGCTTGCCAACCGGGCGCGGAGTTACGTCTTCTCGACGGCGCAGCCCGCAGCGGCGGCGGCGGCCGGGATCGCGGCGCTCGAGATCGTGGAGCGCGAGCCGGAGCGCCGCACGGGGCTCTTGGCCGCGGCAGCCGAGTTGCGGCGTGCGCTGGCCGACCAGGGGTGGCGCGTCGGAGCGGGGGAGTGCCAGATCGTGCCGGTGATCGTCGGCGAGCCGCAGGCTGCGGTCGCCGTGGCCGAGAAACTGCGGGAGCGGGGCCTGTGGGTCCCGGCGATTCGCCCCCCGAGCGTCCCGGCCGGGGAGTCGCTGCTGCGGATCAGCCTCACGGCGAGTCATACCAGCGCGATGCGGGCCCGGCTGATTGAGTCCTTGGCCGCGGTCCGGTTGGGGGGGTAA